A genome region from Mesorhizobium sp. B2-1-8 includes the following:
- the mutM gene encoding bifunctional DNA-formamidopyrimidine glycosylase/DNA-(apurinic or apyrimidinic site) lyase — translation MPELPEVETVRRGLQPVLEGAHLAKVEMRRPDLRFPFPDRFSERLTGRTITALGRRAKYLTMHIQGGPVLICHLGMSGSFRIETGDDGETPGVFHHERSKSAAHDHVVFHVVSASGGRSLVIFNDPRRFGFMLFGEEPPETHPMLAGLGVEPTGNALDGVLLASLLKGRRSPLKAALLDQRLIAGLGNIYVSEALWRAGLSPLREAGTIARTGKKAREQSERLAAAIRSVISDAIAAGGSSLRDYVHTDGSLGYFQHSFAVYDREGEPCPKPGCGGHVERIVQSGRSTFYCRTCQT, via the coding sequence ATGCCTGAGCTACCCGAAGTCGAAACGGTCCGGCGCGGTCTGCAGCCGGTCCTGGAAGGTGCCCATCTGGCCAAGGTCGAGATGAGACGGCCCGATCTGCGCTTCCCCTTCCCCGATCGGTTTTCGGAGCGGCTGACCGGCAGGACGATCACGGCGCTTGGACGGCGGGCCAAATACCTGACCATGCATATTCAGGGCGGTCCGGTGCTGATCTGCCATCTCGGCATGTCCGGCTCCTTTCGCATCGAGACCGGCGACGACGGCGAGACACCGGGCGTGTTCCACCATGAACGCTCGAAGAGCGCGGCGCACGATCATGTCGTGTTCCATGTCGTTTCCGCGTCCGGCGGGCGGTCACTTGTGATCTTCAACGACCCGCGCCGCTTCGGTTTCATGCTGTTTGGTGAAGAGCCGCCGGAGACGCATCCGATGCTCGCCGGACTGGGCGTCGAACCCACCGGCAATGCGCTGGACGGCGTTCTGCTTGCCTCGTTGCTGAAAGGCCGCAGGTCGCCGCTCAAGGCAGCGCTTCTCGACCAGAGGCTGATCGCCGGTCTAGGCAATATATATGTCTCGGAGGCACTCTGGCGCGCCGGCCTGTCACCGCTGCGCGAGGCGGGCACCATCGCCAGGACGGGCAAGAAGGCCAGGGAACAAAGCGAACGCCTCGCCGCGGCGATCCGCTCGGTCATATCAGATGCCATCGCGGCAGGCGGGTCTTCGCTGCGCGACTACGTGCACACCGATGGATCGCTGGGTTATTTCCAGCATTCCTTCGCCGTCTACGACCGCGAAGGCGAGCCTTGCCCGAAGCCCGGCTGCGGCGGCCATGTCGAACGGATCGTGCAGAGCGGGCGCTCGACCTTCTATTGCCGGACGTGTCAGACGTGA